CTCGTGGAAGTGTACATCATGCCGGAAATCCCGGGGCAGCTTCCCGCCAGGGCGTTCTCCTACTTCGTGCCCCCGCAGGCGCACCCCAGGAGCGGCCCCGTGCTGATCAACGTCACCCCGGAGCTGCTGAAGACCATGGACCCGAAAAACACTCCCCAGGCGGCAGTCCCCGGCAAATAAAATCGTCATTCTTCAACGTTTCCGCTGCGGGTCCGGTCATACCGCCATATGACAACTCAACCTCAAGTCAGCAGCTCCTCGGTATCCGGCAACTCATGGTGGATGGGTATCCTTGGCGTCATCGAGCTATTTCTTGGCTTCATCGCCCTCGCTTCTCCCTGGATTGTCGGGGCCAGCTTCATCTGGGTCATCGGCATCATGCTGATGATCCTGGCCGTCGTCCGGCTTATCCACACCTTCACCGTTCCCTCCTCCCGCTGGTGGAACCTGGTGACGGCCATCCTGTACGGCATCGCGGGCTGGTTCCTGTTCAAGGATCCCAATGTCTCCCTGGCCATCACCACGCTCATCATCGGGTGGGGGCTGGTCATCGCAGCCGTCTTCCAGGGTGCCATCTGGTTCCAGACCCGTTCCCTGCCCGCCAGCGGCTGGCGCCTGTTCAACGTCATCATCACGCTGATCCTGGGCCTCATGGTCATCTTCGGCTGGCCTGAATCCACAGCCTGGTTCATCGGCACCCTGATTGCGGTGGAACTGATCTTCTCCGGCTGGACACTGCTCCTGTACGCTTTCAGCGGCAGCTCCTCCCGCCGTTAATCCCATAAGTCAATGCCCCTCACCCAGGAAGAAACCGAACGCTACGCAAGGCATCTTTCCCTTCCGGAACTGGGTGAGGAGGGCCAGGAAAAACTCAAACGGGCGCACGTCGCCCTGACGGGCCTCGGGGGACTTGGTTCCCCCGCGGCCCTTTATCTTGCCGCCGCAGGTGTGGGCAGCATCACCCTGATTGACCCGGACACGGTCAGCCTCTCCAACCTCCAGCGGCAAATCCTGCACGCCACGGATGCGGAGGGTACGGCCAAGACCGCCAGCGCCGCCCGGAGCCTACGCGCATTAAACCCCGCCGTGAACGTCATGGAAGTCCGCACCCGGCTCACGCCGGAGAACGCCGGGAGCCTGCTGGAGGGGTGCCACCTTGTCCTGGACGCTTCAGACAATTACGCGGCGCGCTTCGCCATGGCGGACGCCGCCTGCGCCCTGCGCCTTCCCCTGGTGTACGGAGCCGTGAAAGGGTTCCTGGGCCAGGTAGCCGTATTCGCCCCCCATGAGGGCACCGCCTGCTACCGCTGCCTCTTTCCCTCCGGCACGCCCATGGAGGAGGAAGACACCGCCTCCGCCGCCGGCATCCTGGGCGCGCATGCGGGCATGATCGGCTGCATCCAGGCGCTGGAAGCGGTAAAATACCTTGCCGGCATTCCCTCCCCGCTGGTGGGGGCCATGCTTTCCGCAGATACGCTGCGCATGCGTTTCACCACCGTTCCCCTGGCGCCCAATCCCGCGTGCAAATGCCGGGAAAACGGGCGTGAGGGAGCCGCAATGAAAAATTGACGCCCACAGGGGCATCTGGCATCATTCCCGCCAGATATGAATCATTTAACACGCGCCAAATCCGTTTTTGAAATGGAGATTGAAGAACTGCGCGGCGTCCTGTCCCGGCTGGATGACAATTTCAACCAGGCCGTGGACCTCATGTCCCGGGCGCTGGACCGCGGCAACAAGATTGTCATTGTAGGCGTGGGCAAATCCGGCAACATCGGGGCCAAAATCGTAGCCACCCTGAATTCCACGGGAACGCCCACCGTCCTGCTGGATTCCCTGAACGCCCTGCACGGGGATCTGGGCATTGTCCAGGACGGGGACGTCTGCATCGCGATGTCCTTTTCCGGGGAGACCACGGAACTGCTGGCCCTTCTCCCCTTCATCAAACGCTTTGAACTGCCTATCATTTCCATGACGGGCAATACGGCCTCCTCCCTGGCGAAGTACTCAGACATCGTGCTGGACACGGGCGTTTCCCGTGAAGCCTGCCCGCTGAACCTGGCCCCCACCTCCAGTACTACGGCCATGCTCGTCATGGGGGACGCCCTGGCCATGGCCCTGGTGGAAGCGCGCCACTTCACCGCGCGGGACTTCGCCAAACGCCATCCCGGCGGCTCCCTGGGCCGCGCCCTGCTCACCAAGGTGGGCGACATCATGCGAAAGGGAGAAGAAATGGCCATCCTGCCGGAAACCGCCTCCGTGAACGACTGCCTGAAGGCCATGACCACCGCCCACACCGGCGCCTGCATCCTGCTGACGGCGGACAACAAGCTGGCCGGCATCTTCACCCACGGGGACTTTGTCCGGGCATACGGAGCCAATCCCCTCATCGGGGAGCAGCCCGTCAGCGGCCTGATGACCCGCAACCCCATCTACGTGATGGAAGACGACCTGGCCGCCGAGGCGGTAAAAGCCGTCAGCAACCGCCACATTGACGACCTGGTGGTGCTCAACGCAGAGATGGCTCCCGTAGGCATCATTGACCTTCAGGACCTCGCCAGAATGAAACTGGTCTAAAACCGCCCCCTCCCACTTCTTTAAGGCATCCGTGATTCAAAAGTAACAAATCAATCACGGATGCCTTTTTCATTGAACCGAAGCTTTCCTTTTTACAATCTAATTCCCATAAATATGTTCCTGAAATTTACGATCACCCTGCTTGCCTGCTCCTGGGGCCTTGCCCATGCGCAGGACGTCTCCACCCCCGCGGGCGCCCCGGAGGCCCCTGCGCCGGAGGAAGCCCCGCGGGAAATCCCCCTGCCGGACGGCAAAACGGTCCCCAAGTTCGAGCCCCTGGACGAGCACCGCATCAAGATCGGCAACGTGATCGTGAACCACAAGGAACGCACCGTCAGCTTCCAGGCCCAGGTGAACATGAAAGAGGGCATTCTGGAATACGTCTGCTGCATGCCCAACGGCAAGCTGCATGAATCCCTGCTGGTGACGGAGGCGGACCCCCTGCACATCAGCCTGGGCATGACGCTGCTCAAATTCCACCGCTTTGAAAAGTTCTTCCCCGTGCGGGATGAAAACTTTGAATGGCTCCCCTTCACGGAGCCCAAGCCCGCGGACTATGCGGACTGCTACGTGCAGGTCGTCATGACCTACACGGAGAACGGCAAGGAGCAGAAGAGCGACTTTTCCGACATCGTCGTAAATTCCCAGACGCGGAAGGGGCTGGACCCCAACGACTGGCTTTACACCAACTCCTTCTTTTACGAAGGCGCCTACCAGGCCAGCCTGAGCGGTGAAGTAATCTCCATCTTCGCCAGCCGCACTTCCCCCATCAACTACATCGGCGACTTCCATGACGGCGTCAACGACACGGGCTGGATCGTCAACCCGAAGAAGAACCTGCCCCTGGGCACGAACGTCACCGTCACCATTTCCCAGAAACCGGTCCAACCCAAGCAATAAAACATCATGTTTAAATCTGTACTTACATTAACGCTGGCCGCCGCGCTGGGCACAGCCGCCTTCGGCCAGACCACCCTGACGGCCGTTCCCGGAGAAGCGGCCTCCTCCAAATACGCCTCCATCAGCCAGGAAATCCTGCGCGCCATTGAAAAGGGAAACGAATACCTGAAGAGCAAGCAGAACCCGGAAGGCTACTGGGCGCAGCCCTCCTACCCGGCCCTGACGGCCCTGGCAGTCACCGCCTACATGCGCGACCCCGCCAACCAGGGCAAGCCCGTTCCGGAATACATCCGGAAGGGGTATGACTTCATCCTGAAATCCCAGAAGGAGGACGGCTCCATCTTCAACCGCGGCATGTCCTCCTATAACACCGCCGTGTGCATGATGGCCCTGCTGGCCGCCAACAAGGAGGAATACGCCCCCGCCATCCTCAAGGGCCGCGCCTACCTCATCAAGCAGCAGAACCACTTTGCCCCGGACAACCCCTACAACGGCGGCATCGGCTACGGGGACAAGCAGGCCCCCCCCATCGCGGACCTTTCCAACACCTCCCTGGCGCTGGAAGCCATTTACTACTCCCAGAAGCTGGCCAAGGACGGAAAGTACGGGGAACAGCCGGACCTGGACTGGAACGCCGCCACGGAATTCATCAACCGCTGCCAGCAGAACCCCGCCGTGAACAAGGAACCCTGGGTGTCTGATGACAAATCCCAGCTCGGCGGCTTCGTGTACCGTCCGGGCGTAGCCAGCGCCAAGGATAAAAAGAGCGCCGCGTTTGACAAGGCGGAGCCGCCCAAGGCCTACGGCAGCATGACGTATGCCGGCATGCAGTCCCTCATTTACGCCAATGTGGACAAGAATGACCCCCGCGTCAAGCTGGCCCTCAAATGGCTGGAAAACAGCTACAACCTGGATGAAAACCCCGGCATGGGCGTCCAGGGCCTTTACTATTACTACCAGGCCATGTCCAAGGCGCTGAGCGCCATGGGTATTGACACTCTGACGCTGGAAGACGGCCGCAAGGTGGACTGGCGGGATGAACTGGCCGGCAAGCTCATCTCCATCCAGAAGAGCGACGGCTCCTGGGTAAACACCAACAACCGCTGGTGGGAGGCGGACCCCGTGCTGGTCACCGCCTACTGCGTGCTGGCTCTGGAACAACTGTACCACTCCATTCCCCGGTAACCGAACCGTCCGCAACAATTCCGCTTCAAAGGCCGGAAAGGAAGGCAATGACCTTCTTTTCCGGCCTTTCCTATTCTACGCAATGAACGGCGCAGACAAGAAAAGGGTCTTTTCTTCAATCATTTCAAATTCATGGATACCATTGATTCCATTACCATCATCGCGGCGGCATGGGGGCTGCTGGTCCTCCGGCTTACTCTGGCCATGATCCTGTGGCCCCACGGCGCCCAGAAGGTGCTCGGCTGGTTCGGCGGCGCGGGATGGAATGGAACCTACCTGGCCTTTACGGAAAAAATGGGCATTCCGCCCTTCTTTGCGAAAGTGGCCATGGTCACGGAATTCGTCGCGCCCATCTGCATGGCGCTGGGCTTCTTCACCCGCCTAGCGGCCCTGGGCGCCATCATCCTGATGGCCGTCGCCATGACCAAGCACGTCAAGAATGGCTACTTTGCCAACTGGTCCGGGAAAAAGGCCGGGGAAGGCGTGGAATTCCACCTTCTTTATGCGGGCTGCGCCCTTGCCCTGCTGCTGACAGGCCCCGGCCCATGGTCCGTGGACGCCTGGTTCATGAACATTTTCCACGTGATCTTCGGCTAACGGGCAAATCCTGCGCGGCGCCATAGGACGTACTTTCCAGTTCTCAAACGCGGCGCACTCTGGTACTCATGAAGGAGCGGCCTTCCAGCCCGGAAGGCCGCTCCTTCCTTTTTCAACCTTTCCGCCAGCCATGACCAGCCTGAAACGCACAAAACTCCGCCGCTGCACCAATTGCGAATGCGTGATCAACGGAGTATGGGACTGGGTGGTGGAATGCGCCCGTGAGGCGGCGGAGGAAGAACCCGCCATGCGCGGCATTCTGGATGACGTGTGCCTGTCCCGCAACTCCCTGGCCACCTCCATCGCGGCGCGGCTGGCGCGCAAGCTTTCCCGCCGGGACATGCCGCGG
This DNA window, taken from Akkermansia muciniphila, encodes the following:
- a CDS encoding DUF308 domain-containing protein — translated: MTTQPQVSSSSVSGNSWWMGILGVIELFLGFIALASPWIVGASFIWVIGIMLMILAVVRLIHTFTVPSSRWWNLVTAILYGIAGWFLFKDPNVSLAITTLIIGWGLVIAAVFQGAIWFQTRSLPASGWRLFNVIITLILGLMVIFGWPESTAWFIGTLIAVELIFSGWTLLLYAFSGSSSRR
- a CDS encoding HesA/MoeB/ThiF family protein, whose product is MPLTQEETERYARHLSLPELGEEGQEKLKRAHVALTGLGGLGSPAALYLAAAGVGSITLIDPDTVSLSNLQRQILHATDAEGTAKTASAARSLRALNPAVNVMEVRTRLTPENAGSLLEGCHLVLDASDNYAARFAMADAACALRLPLVYGAVKGFLGQVAVFAPHEGTACYRCLFPSGTPMEEEDTASAAGILGAHAGMIGCIQALEAVKYLAGIPSPLVGAMLSADTLRMRFTTVPLAPNPACKCRENGREGAAMKN
- a CDS encoding KpsF/GutQ family sugar-phosphate isomerase; this translates as MNHLTRAKSVFEMEIEELRGVLSRLDDNFNQAVDLMSRALDRGNKIVIVGVGKSGNIGAKIVATLNSTGTPTVLLDSLNALHGDLGIVQDGDVCIAMSFSGETTELLALLPFIKRFELPIISMTGNTASSLAKYSDIVLDTGVSREACPLNLAPTSSTTAMLVMGDALAMALVEARHFTARDFAKRHPGGSLGRALLTKVGDIMRKGEEMAILPETASVNDCLKAMTTAHTGACILLTADNKLAGIFTHGDFVRAYGANPLIGEQPVSGLMTRNPIYVMEDDLAAEAVKAVSNRHIDDLVVLNAEMAPVGIIDLQDLARMKLV
- a CDS encoding YdjY domain-containing protein — its product is MFLKFTITLLACSWGLAHAQDVSTPAGAPEAPAPEEAPREIPLPDGKTVPKFEPLDEHRIKIGNVIVNHKERTVSFQAQVNMKEGILEYVCCMPNGKLHESLLVTEADPLHISLGMTLLKFHRFEKFFPVRDENFEWLPFTEPKPADYADCYVQVVMTYTENGKEQKSDFSDIVVNSQTRKGLDPNDWLYTNSFFYEGAYQASLSGEVISIFASRTSPINYIGDFHDGVNDTGWIVNPKKNLPLGTNVTVTISQKPVQPKQ
- a CDS encoding prenyltransferase/squalene oxidase repeat-containing protein translates to MFKSVLTLTLAAALGTAAFGQTTLTAVPGEAASSKYASISQEILRAIEKGNEYLKSKQNPEGYWAQPSYPALTALAVTAYMRDPANQGKPVPEYIRKGYDFILKSQKEDGSIFNRGMSSYNTAVCMMALLAANKEEYAPAILKGRAYLIKQQNHFAPDNPYNGGIGYGDKQAPPIADLSNTSLALEAIYYSQKLAKDGKYGEQPDLDWNAATEFINRCQQNPAVNKEPWVSDDKSQLGGFVYRPGVASAKDKKSAAFDKAEPPKAYGSMTYAGMQSLIYANVDKNDPRVKLALKWLENSYNLDENPGMGVQGLYYYYQAMSKALSAMGIDTLTLEDGRKVDWRDELAGKLISIQKSDGSWVNTNNRWWEADPVLVTAYCVLALEQLYHSIPR
- a CDS encoding DoxX family protein, with the translated sequence MDTIDSITIIAAAWGLLVLRLTLAMILWPHGAQKVLGWFGGAGWNGTYLAFTEKMGIPPFFAKVAMVTEFVAPICMALGFFTRLAALGAIILMAVAMTKHVKNGYFANWSGKKAGEGVEFHLLYAGCALALLLTGPGPWSVDAWFMNIFHVIFG